From Streptomyces sp. NBC_00690, a single genomic window includes:
- the cofC gene encoding 2-phospho-L-lactate guanylyltransferase: MGSTRSPAHLDGEPTTNTDPTARWSLVIPLKPLALAKSRLASRAGDLLRPQLALAFAEDTVVAALACTAVRDVAVVTNDLLAGSRLRALGARIVPDRPATGLNAALVQGVRAVRQGRPGAAVAALNADLPALRSEELGRVLEFAHGFPRAFLADAVGIGTTLLTAGPGVELQPAFGGSSRSRHSMSGAVEITLSGVDSVRQDVDTGDDLSAALALGVGLRTNERLAGVQRMEG, translated from the coding sequence ATGGGAAGCACACGCAGCCCTGCGCACTTGGACGGAGAGCCGACCACGAACACCGACCCAACGGCACGCTGGTCCTTGGTGATCCCGTTGAAGCCCCTCGCCCTGGCGAAGAGTCGACTGGCCTCCCGCGCGGGTGACCTGCTGCGACCACAGCTGGCGCTCGCCTTCGCCGAAGACACCGTCGTAGCCGCGCTGGCCTGCACGGCCGTGCGAGATGTGGCAGTTGTCACGAACGACCTCCTGGCCGGCAGCCGACTGCGGGCGCTGGGGGCGCGCATCGTGCCCGACCGCCCGGCGACGGGGCTCAACGCCGCATTGGTCCAAGGGGTCCGTGCCGTGCGTCAGGGGCGGCCCGGGGCTGCCGTGGCCGCGCTCAATGCCGATCTGCCCGCACTCAGGTCGGAGGAATTGGGGCGGGTGCTGGAGTTCGCCCATGGATTTCCGCGAGCCTTTCTCGCTGATGCGGTGGGCATCGGCACCACTTTGCTGACGGCCGGCCCGGGAGTGGAATTGCAGCCCGCTTTCGGCGGCTCGTCACGAAGTCGCCATTCGATGTCAGGGGCGGTGGAAATCACGCTGAGTGGTGTCGATTCCGTCCGTCAGGACGTGGATACCGGGGATGACCTCTCCGCCGCACTCGCACTGGGCGTGGGACTTCGGACGAACGAACGACTGGCCGGGGTGCAGCGCATGGAGGGGTAG
- a CDS encoding lysophospholipid acyltransferase family protein: protein MSRRRIGFWYRLAAVIAKPPLLVLFKRDWRGMEHIPADGGFLTAVNHNSYLDPLSYAHFQYNSGRVPRFLAKAALFRVSFVGMMLRGTRQIPVYRETTDALDAFRAAVAAIEQGECVAFYPEGTITRDPEMWPMVGKTGAARVALMTKAPVIPVAQWGANLAMPPYAKERPLRLFPRKTLIVQAGPPVDLTRFYDQEPTPEVLREVTEAIMGDITALLEEVRGTKAPAEPFDHRTARAEQRRKAAGEGTM, encoded by the coding sequence GTGTCCCGCCGTAGAATCGGCTTCTGGTACCGCCTGGCGGCGGTCATCGCAAAACCGCCGCTACTGGTTCTGTTCAAGCGGGACTGGCGGGGAATGGAACACATTCCGGCCGACGGCGGATTCCTCACCGCGGTCAATCACAACTCCTATCTCGACCCGCTGTCCTACGCGCACTTCCAGTACAACAGCGGACGGGTGCCGCGCTTTTTGGCGAAGGCGGCGCTCTTCCGGGTGTCCTTCGTCGGCATGATGCTCCGCGGCACTCGGCAGATCCCCGTCTACCGGGAGACCACCGACGCGCTCGACGCCTTCCGCGCCGCGGTCGCCGCCATCGAACAGGGCGAGTGCGTGGCCTTCTACCCCGAAGGCACCATCACGCGCGACCCCGAGATGTGGCCCATGGTGGGCAAGACCGGCGCCGCCAGGGTCGCGCTGATGACCAAGGCTCCCGTGATTCCGGTCGCCCAGTGGGGTGCCAACCTCGCGATGCCCCCGTACGCCAAGGAGAGGCCGCTGCGGCTCTTCCCCCGAAAGACCCTGATCGTGCAGGCCGGACCGCCCGTCGACCTGACCAGGTTCTACGATCAGGAACCCACGCCCGAGGTGTTGCGCGAGGTGACCGAGGCGATCATGGGGGACATCACCGCACTCCTCGAAGAGGTACGGGGAACCAAGGCACCGGCCGAGCCGTTCGACCACCGCACGGCGCGTGCAGAACAGCGGCGCAAAGCCGCAGGGGAAGGAACGATGTGA
- a CDS encoding NAD(P)H-dependent glycerol-3-phosphate dehydrogenase: MTHPAKAAVFGTGSWGTAFGMVLADAGCDVTLWGRRAELAEAVNTTRTNPDYLPGIELPPSLSATTDPAEALHGADFAVLAVPSQTLRANLAAWVPELGANTVLVSLMKGVELGTAKRMSEVIEEVAGVGADRVAVVTGPNLAKEIAQRRPAASVVACRDEAVARRLQAACHTQYFRPYTNTDVVGCELGGAVKNVIGLAVGIADGMGLGDNAKGSLITRGLAETTRLGLAMGADALTFSGLAGLGDLVATCSSPLSRNHTFGMNLGKGMTLQETIAVTRQTAEGVKSCESVLDLARRHGVDMPITETVVDIVHDGKPPVVALKELMSRSAKAERR, translated from the coding sequence GTGACACACCCGGCGAAGGCAGCCGTCTTTGGAACGGGCTCCTGGGGGACGGCCTTCGGCATGGTGCTCGCCGACGCGGGGTGCGATGTGACCCTGTGGGGTCGTCGCGCCGAGCTCGCCGAAGCGGTCAACACCACCCGGACCAACCCCGACTACCTCCCGGGCATCGAGTTGCCGCCCTCCCTGTCGGCCACCACCGACCCGGCCGAGGCGTTGCACGGTGCCGACTTCGCGGTGCTCGCCGTCCCCTCGCAGACCCTGCGCGCCAATCTCGCCGCCTGGGTGCCCGAGCTGGGCGCGAACACCGTCCTCGTTTCGCTGATGAAGGGCGTCGAACTCGGCACCGCCAAGCGGATGAGCGAGGTCATCGAGGAGGTCGCCGGTGTCGGTGCCGATCGCGTCGCGGTGGTCACCGGTCCCAACCTGGCCAAGGAGATCGCCCAGCGCCGGCCCGCGGCCTCGGTCGTCGCCTGCCGCGATGAGGCCGTCGCCAGAAGGCTCCAGGCGGCCTGTCACACCCAGTACTTCCGCCCGTACACCAACACCGATGTGGTGGGGTGCGAGCTCGGCGGCGCAGTGAAGAACGTCATCGGTCTCGCCGTCGGCATCGCGGACGGCATGGGCCTCGGTGACAACGCCAAGGGATCGTTGATCACCCGTGGTCTGGCCGAGACCACGCGCCTGGGGCTCGCCATGGGCGCGGATGCGCTCACCTTCTCCGGGCTCGCGGGACTCGGCGACCTGGTCGCCACCTGTTCCTCGCCGCTCTCGCGCAACCACACCTTCGGGATGAACCTCGGCAAGGGCATGACCCTGCAGGAGACGATCGCCGTCACCAGGCAGACCGCCGAAGGCGTCAAGTCCTGTGAATCCGTGCTGGATCTGGCCCGTCGGCACGGAGTGGATATGCCGATCACGGAGACGGTCGTCGACATCGTGCACGACGGCAAGCCCCCGGTGGTCGCGCTGAAGGAGCTGATGTCCCGCAGCGCCAAGGCCGAACGCCGCTGA
- a CDS encoding D-alanine--D-alanine ligase family protein, with translation MSTENLPQSPEPQRPEQPLRKPRVAVVFGGRSSEHGISMVTAGAVLRAVDRSQYEVLPIGITSDGRWVLTADEPERMAITDRRTPHVEQLVESPEGQVMLSVDPGSREVVYTEPGAVPKALGEVDVVFPVLHGPYGEDGTIQGLLELAGVPYVGSGVLASAVGQDKEYMKRVFTSFGLPVGPYTVIRPREWELDPAAARKKIVDFAGDHGWPLFIKPARAGSSIGITKVGDLSGLDDAVAEAQRHDPKILVEALLRGREIECGVLEFEDGPRASVPAEIPPAQSHAFYDFEAKYIDSAEGIVPAPLTAEQTAEVQRLAVAAFDAASCEGLVRADFFLTEEGEFVINEINTMPGFTPISMYPRMWQESGVGYPELVDRLIQAALRRSTGLR, from the coding sequence ATGAGCACTGAGAACCTCCCCCAGAGCCCTGAGCCGCAGCGCCCTGAGCAGCCGCTCCGCAAGCCGCGTGTGGCCGTTGTCTTCGGCGGTCGCAGTTCCGAACACGGGATCTCCATGGTCACCGCCGGAGCCGTACTGCGCGCCGTCGACCGTTCCCAGTACGAGGTGCTGCCCATCGGCATCACCTCGGACGGCCGGTGGGTGCTCACCGCCGACGAGCCGGAGCGGATGGCGATCACGGACCGCCGCACCCCGCACGTCGAGCAGTTGGTCGAGTCCCCCGAGGGACAGGTCATGCTCTCCGTCGACCCGGGAAGCCGCGAGGTCGTCTACACGGAGCCCGGTGCAGTGCCGAAAGCGCTGGGCGAGGTCGACGTCGTCTTCCCCGTGCTGCACGGCCCCTACGGCGAGGACGGCACCATCCAGGGCCTGCTGGAGCTCGCCGGAGTGCCGTACGTCGGCTCCGGGGTGCTCGCCTCCGCGGTGGGCCAGGACAAGGAGTACATGAAGCGGGTCTTCACCTCCTTCGGCCTGCCCGTCGGCCCCTACACGGTGATCCGCCCGCGTGAGTGGGAACTGGACCCCGCCGCCGCGCGCAAGAAGATCGTCGACTTCGCGGGCGACCACGGCTGGCCGCTGTTCATCAAGCCCGCCCGGGCCGGATCCTCCATCGGCATTACCAAGGTCGGCGATCTGTCCGGCCTCGACGATGCGGTGGCCGAGGCACAGCGCCACGACCCCAAGATCCTGGTGGAAGCGCTGCTGCGCGGCCGGGAGATCGAGTGCGGGGTGCTGGAGTTCGAGGACGGTCCGCGGGCCAGCGTCCCGGCCGAGATCCCCCCGGCGCAGTCCCACGCCTTCTACGACTTCGAGGCCAAGTACATCGATTCGGCCGAGGGCATCGTGCCCGCACCGCTGACGGCCGAGCAGACCGCCGAAGTACAGCGGCTGGCGGTCGCCGCCTTCGACGCGGCCTCGTGCGAGGGTCTCGTCCGTGCGGACTTCTTCCTCACCGAGGAGGGCGAGTTCGTCATCAACGAGATCAACACGATGCCGGGCTTCACCCCGATTTCGATGTACCCGCGGATGTGGCAGGAGAGCGGCGTCGGCTACCCGGAGTTGGTCGACCGACTCATCCAGGCGGCGCTGCGACGCTCCACCGGACTGCGCTAG
- a CDS encoding Lrp/AsnC ligand binding domain-containing protein — MVQAYILIQTEVGKASIVAEAIGKLQGVIQAEDVTGPYDVIVRAQADTVDALGRLVVAKVQQVDGITRTLTCPVVHL; from the coding sequence GTGGTACAGGCGTACATCCTGATTCAGACCGAAGTGGGCAAGGCGTCGATCGTCGCCGAGGCCATCGGAAAGCTTCAGGGAGTGATTCAGGCCGAGGATGTCACCGGCCCCTATGACGTGATTGTGCGCGCCCAGGCGGATACGGTCGACGCCCTGGGGCGTCTGGTGGTGGCCAAGGTCCAGCAAGTGGACGGCATCACCCGCACTCTGACCTGTCCGGTCGTGCACCTGTAG
- a CDS encoding thiamine-phosphate kinase: MKGTVGELGEFGLIRELTSRLTSTPAVRLGPGDDAAVVAAPDGRVVASTDILLEGRHFRRDWSTAYDVGRKAAAQNLADIAAMGAVPTSLLLGMVVPAELPVTWATELMDGIRDECQVAGAAVVGGDVVRGEVITLAITALGDLRNLEPVTRSGARPGDVVAYTGWLGWSAAGHAVLSRGFRSPRAFVEAHRRPEPPYHAGPAAAGLGATAMCDISDGLVADLGHIAEASKVRIDLRSGAIDIPSQMNDIGQAVGVDPIQWVLTGGEDHAILATFPPDVKLPARWKVIGEVLGASVQPQVTVDGAPWHSTGGWDHFGTGGGR; the protein is encoded by the coding sequence GTGAAGGGCACTGTGGGCGAGCTGGGGGAGTTTGGGCTCATCAGGGAGCTCACTTCCCGACTCACCTCCACCCCCGCGGTACGGCTGGGGCCCGGCGATGACGCCGCGGTCGTGGCGGCCCCCGACGGCAGGGTCGTGGCGAGCACGGACATCCTTCTGGAGGGCCGGCACTTTCGCCGTGACTGGTCGACGGCGTACGACGTGGGTCGCAAGGCCGCCGCACAGAATCTGGCCGATATCGCGGCCATGGGCGCGGTGCCGACGTCTTTGCTGCTCGGGATGGTGGTGCCGGCGGAGCTTCCCGTCACCTGGGCGACGGAGTTGATGGACGGCATCCGCGACGAGTGCCAGGTCGCCGGAGCCGCCGTGGTCGGCGGGGACGTGGTCCGGGGCGAGGTGATCACCCTGGCCATCACCGCACTGGGAGACCTGCGCAACCTTGAACCCGTCACCCGCTCCGGAGCGCGACCGGGCGATGTGGTCGCGTACACCGGCTGGCTCGGCTGGTCGGCCGCGGGGCATGCCGTGCTCTCTCGCGGGTTCCGCTCACCGCGTGCCTTCGTCGAAGCGCACCGTCGCCCCGAGCCGCCGTACCACGCGGGCCCCGCCGCCGCCGGTCTCGGCGCCACCGCGATGTGCGACATCAGCGACGGCCTGGTCGCCGACCTCGGGCACATCGCCGAGGCCAGCAAGGTCCGGATCGATCTGCGCTCGGGAGCCATCGACATCCCCAGCCAGATGAACGACATCGGGCAGGCGGTGGGTGTCGACCCGATCCAATGGGTGCTGACCGGGGGAGAGGACCACGCGATCCTGGCCACCTTCCCCCCGGACGTCAAGCTCCCCGCCCGTTGGAAGGTGATCGGCGAAGTGCTCGGCGCATCGGTGCAACCCCAGGTCACCGTGGACGGGGCCCCCTGGCACAGCACCGGCGGGTGGGACCACTTCGGCACCGGGGGCGGGCGATGA
- the thiD gene encoding bifunctional hydroxymethylpyrimidine kinase/phosphomethylpyrimidine kinase, with protein MNLPRVLTVAGSDSGGGAGIQADLKTMLALGTHGMSVVAAVTAQNSLGVQGYWELPPEAVRAQYRSVADDIGFQAIKTGMLASAPLVETVAELLADASAPVVVDPVGVSKHGDSLLAASALDSVRHALLPIATVATPNLDEVAQLTGVEVTDEQGLRRAADAILALGPRWALIKGGHLAGDAVDLLTDGTASHWFRAPRHDNRHTHGTGCTLASAVAAGLAHGLSVPEAVAAAKEYVTGAIAAGFSLGRGIGPVDHGWRLR; from the coding sequence ATGAACCTGCCCCGCGTACTCACCGTCGCCGGTTCGGACTCGGGCGGCGGGGCCGGCATCCAGGCCGATCTCAAGACGATGCTCGCCCTTGGCACCCACGGGATGAGTGTCGTCGCGGCCGTGACCGCCCAGAATTCGTTGGGCGTGCAGGGCTACTGGGAACTGCCGCCCGAGGCGGTGCGGGCCCAGTACCGCAGTGTCGCCGATGACATCGGCTTCCAGGCGATCAAGACCGGCATGCTCGCGTCCGCCCCACTGGTGGAGACCGTCGCCGAACTCCTCGCGGACGCATCCGCGCCGGTGGTGGTCGACCCGGTGGGGGTGTCCAAGCACGGTGACTCCCTGCTGGCCGCGTCGGCGCTGGACTCCGTACGGCACGCACTGCTGCCGATCGCGACGGTCGCCACCCCCAATCTGGACGAGGTGGCCCAACTGACCGGCGTCGAGGTCACCGACGAACAGGGGCTACGACGAGCCGCCGACGCGATACTCGCCTTGGGGCCACGCTGGGCGCTGATCAAGGGCGGTCATCTGGCGGGCGACGCGGTGGACCTCCTCACCGACGGCACGGCCAGCCACTGGTTCCGCGCGCCCCGGCATGACAACCGCCACACGCACGGCACCGGCTGCACCCTCGCCTCCGCGGTCGCCGCGGGGCTGGCGCACGGTCTTTCGGTGCCCGAGGCGGTGGCGGCGGCCAAGGAGTACGTGACCGGAGCCATAGCCGCCGGGTTCTCCCTCGGGCGGGGGATCGGCCCGGTCGACCACGGCTGGCGCCTACGCTGA
- the rpmB gene encoding 50S ribosomal protein L28, translated as MAANCDVCGKGPGFGNSISHSHRRTSRRWNPNIQRVRAVVGRTPKRLNVCTSCIKAGKVSR; from the coding sequence GTGGCTGCCAACTGCGACGTCTGCGGCAAGGGGCCGGGCTTCGGCAACAGCATTTCCCACTCGCACCGCCGTACGTCCCGTCGCTGGAACCCGAACATCCAGCGCGTGCGTGCCGTGGTCGGTAGGACGCCGAAGCGGCTCAACGTCTGCACCTCGTGCATCAAGGCCGGCAAGGTCTCGCGCTAA
- a CDS encoding DAK2 domain-containing protein, translating to MPQNLDAAAVRIWCALALEALGQEREEIDAINVYPIADGDTGTNLYLTVESAIQAVEAVFVAHETQAVGVGSGGPAVADVVRSMAHGALIGARGNSGTILAQLLRGLAERIAAADDLTGGLRRAAVLAREAVAHPVEGTILTVAAAAADAARQTPPDADAATVARAAYEGAKTALAATPGQLAVLGRAGVVDAGGRGLLTVLGALVKAVSGEAPAPLASVRPAGPPITAGASCADAGPAFEVIYLLEADDTAVAKLRGRLDALGESLVVVGGDGLWNVHVHVDDAGAAVEAGVEAGRPYRIRITHFDPAIDSGEGATQPPERTQRAVVVVLPGEGLADLCGAAGATTVLARPGEPPASGELVDAIRRAHAREVVLLPNSAELRHTAAAAVEQVRGEGIRVALIPTRAAVQGIAALAVHEPDRRFDEDVVAMTAAAGATRYAELAVAERQSWTSAGVCQAGDVLGLIDGDVAVIGTDVTATATAVLDRMLAAGGELVTLILGQDVPDATEVGAHLERHVRDAYLAVDTVVYEGGRGSTPLLIGVE from the coding sequence GTGCCGCAGAACCTCGACGCCGCAGCGGTGCGGATCTGGTGCGCACTGGCGCTGGAGGCGCTCGGCCAGGAGCGCGAGGAGATCGACGCGATCAACGTCTATCCCATCGCGGACGGCGACACCGGCACCAATCTGTACCTCACCGTGGAATCCGCGATCCAAGCGGTCGAGGCGGTCTTCGTCGCCCATGAGACCCAGGCGGTCGGTGTCGGTTCGGGCGGGCCCGCGGTGGCCGACGTGGTCCGCTCGATGGCGCACGGTGCGCTGATCGGTGCCCGCGGCAACTCCGGCACGATCCTGGCGCAACTGCTCCGCGGCCTCGCCGAGCGCATCGCCGCGGCCGACGACCTCACCGGCGGACTGCGAAGGGCAGCGGTGCTCGCCCGTGAAGCCGTGGCCCACCCGGTGGAGGGGACCATCCTTACCGTGGCCGCGGCAGCCGCCGACGCAGCCCGGCAGACACCGCCCGACGCGGATGCCGCAACGGTGGCCCGAGCCGCGTACGAGGGCGCGAAGACGGCACTGGCGGCCACCCCCGGGCAACTCGCCGTCCTCGGCCGGGCCGGAGTCGTGGACGCCGGCGGACGTGGACTGCTCACCGTCCTGGGCGCGCTCGTTAAGGCCGTCTCCGGGGAGGCGCCCGCACCACTGGCCTCCGTCCGCCCGGCCGGCCCCCCGATCACGGCGGGGGCGTCGTGCGCGGACGCCGGGCCCGCCTTCGAGGTGATCTACCTCCTGGAAGCCGATGACACGGCGGTGGCGAAACTGCGCGGGCGGCTGGACGCTCTCGGTGAGTCCCTCGTCGTCGTCGGTGGTGACGGCCTGTGGAACGTCCACGTCCATGTCGACGACGCGGGGGCGGCCGTGGAAGCCGGAGTGGAAGCGGGCCGGCCGTACCGGATTCGTATCACCCACTTCGATCCGGCGATCGACAGCGGCGAAGGCGCGACGCAGCCGCCCGAGCGGACCCAACGGGCCGTCGTCGTCGTCCTCCCCGGCGAGGGTCTTGCGGACCTGTGCGGCGCCGCCGGTGCCACGACGGTGCTGGCTCGCCCCGGCGAGCCCCCGGCGAGCGGCGAACTCGTCGATGCGATCCGCCGCGCCCACGCCCGCGAAGTGGTCCTCCTGCCCAACTCGGCCGAACTGAGGCACACCGCGGCGGCAGCGGTGGAACAGGTCCGCGGTGAAGGGATCAGGGTGGCGCTGATCCCCACCCGCGCCGCGGTCCAGGGCATCGCCGCCCTCGCGGTCCATGAACCGGACCGACGGTTCGACGAGGACGTGGTGGCCATGACGGCCGCCGCCGGAGCGACGCGCTACGCCGAACTTGCGGTCGCGGAACGGCAGTCGTGGACGTCGGCCGGGGTCTGCCAGGCCGGTGATGTGCTGGGCCTGATAGACGGGGACGTTGCGGTCATCGGTACGGACGTGACCGCCACCGCGACGGCGGTGCTGGATCGGATGTTGGCCGCGGGAGGCGAACTGGTGACCCTGATCCTGGGCCAGGACGTCCCCGACGCCACCGAGGTGGGAGCCCACCTGGAGCGCCATGTCCGAGACGCCTATCTGGCGGTGGACACGGTCGTGTACGAGGGGGGAAGGGGATCGACGCCCCTCCTCATCGGAGTGGAGTAG
- a CDS encoding tetratricopeptide repeat protein, protein MTTDVPSLRQALQSNHEEPEGPARNARAERIFADIERSGDTDLLIDGLHHLMVVYNYSSETDKMFVPFARLLRLWEEHPGDFDAQQTHSLFWMFKWVSSGMIDQPHIPLASIEKWQAEMERRYRLAGHSERAVRQGELRIARHLGDRERATGAYAAWLAADRDDKSDCHACELHNQGAWLAQLGEDKAALERWRPVLEGEFTCAHEPHAILAQSLLPLLRLGRADEARAHHLRGYRLVRPMESMRSAVAEHVEFCALTGNEARGLEILAERPAYFTQTGEPVSLLGQLAVTALLCDRLVVLGHGGQRVPGPGERAWTADELGRHARGEALELAARFDERNANTHVSDLVRRRMDRAPLVERLPLGLRTGRPVSVRPTGPIAAAPAGPGTPASAASLLARARELSAAQRPDAPQAWRAAAAAAEQDGGTLDALAQAELHDVLGTEVGRSIARSVEHLRLAARQYEASGEAGRALAAQARAAHVGCLDHPSHEQIEAALTTVDGAFDEVRALLASGATDAHQASRVLLCRSRILSVRLGTAQGTVAASAAVSVWEEAVGELLAFTREHRGDPGVDVIVAEALGHLGEIAGIRRDPARAAELYAESAAGYERAGRPWYAVDVYAQLARASRASGDLEGAQQAARTALERGRDDAPPAGRARLHLQLVEHLADTESPDRAAWEEAAEHALEGAHWADEAGESGGLGAYARHRLGGLLLRLGRAEEAAVILEAVLPELSADDHGDGMVVQTLWWLGECLMALNEPRSAAEHWLKAADIARTWPEQRDHAMLANLAGEALYRAGLNAEAELAYRRAGELWRELGDVRALARSLRVRAWIAVREGQAGPAAARDLMVSAASGCEEALPGLGGEDRDRMRVELAETYRQLGELLVNSVEGEPGDKDAAKAAAARAAYEEALSHAKRAVEVFGAVGDACSEDRAKAELLAGWLEADLGDPVGARARAQGVLDAFSTEGLRGEAQALLRYVMR, encoded by the coding sequence ATGACCACCGATGTGCCGTCCTTGCGCCAGGCCCTGCAGAGCAACCACGAGGAGCCGGAGGGGCCGGCGCGCAACGCCCGCGCGGAGCGAATATTCGCCGACATCGAGCGGTCGGGCGACACCGACCTCCTGATCGACGGCCTCCACCATCTGATGGTGGTCTACAACTACAGCTCCGAGACGGACAAGATGTTCGTCCCCTTCGCGCGGCTGCTGCGATTGTGGGAGGAACACCCCGGGGACTTCGACGCCCAACAAACCCACAGTCTGTTCTGGATGTTCAAGTGGGTCTCCAGCGGAATGATCGACCAACCGCACATCCCCCTCGCCTCCATCGAGAAGTGGCAGGCCGAGATGGAGCGGCGGTACCGGCTCGCGGGCCACTCGGAGCGGGCGGTACGGCAGGGGGAGCTGCGGATCGCCCGTCATCTGGGCGACCGGGAGCGGGCGACGGGTGCGTACGCGGCCTGGTTGGCGGCCGACCGGGACGACAAGAGCGACTGCCACGCCTGCGAACTGCATAATCAGGGCGCCTGGCTCGCCCAACTCGGTGAGGACAAGGCCGCCCTGGAGAGGTGGCGACCGGTGCTTGAGGGCGAGTTCACCTGTGCCCACGAGCCCCACGCCATCCTCGCCCAGTCCCTACTGCCCCTGCTGCGGCTCGGACGCGCGGACGAGGCCAGGGCCCACCATCTGCGCGGCTACCGACTGGTCCGTCCGATGGAGTCCATGCGCAGCGCAGTGGCCGAGCACGTGGAGTTCTGCGCGCTCACCGGGAACGAGGCGCGCGGGTTGGAGATCCTGGCCGAGCGGCCGGCGTACTTCACCCAGACCGGGGAGCCGGTCAGTCTGCTGGGCCAGCTTGCGGTGACGGCCCTCCTCTGTGATCGGCTGGTCGTGCTCGGCCATGGTGGGCAGCGCGTTCCGGGGCCGGGTGAACGGGCCTGGACCGCCGACGAACTCGGCCGGCACGCCCGCGGCGAAGCCCTGGAGCTCGCCGCCCGCTTCGACGAACGCAACGCCAACACCCATGTCAGCGACCTGGTGCGCCGGCGGATGGACCGGGCCCCGCTGGTGGAGCGGCTGCCGCTCGGGCTGCGGACCGGTCGTCCGGTGTCGGTGCGGCCGACCGGCCCGATTGCCGCTGCCCCTGCCGGTCCGGGAACGCCCGCATCGGCCGCGTCCCTGCTGGCCCGGGCCCGAGAGCTGTCCGCGGCACAGCGGCCGGACGCCCCACAGGCGTGGCGGGCCGCGGCAGCAGCGGCCGAGCAGGACGGCGGCACCCTGGACGCACTGGCGCAGGCCGAACTCCATGACGTCCTGGGTACGGAAGTGGGCCGGTCGATCGCCCGGTCGGTGGAGCACCTCCGGTTGGCGGCCCGACAGTACGAGGCGTCGGGTGAGGCCGGTCGGGCGCTGGCGGCGCAGGCGCGAGCGGCACACGTCGGTTGTCTCGACCATCCCTCCCACGAGCAGATCGAGGCCGCGCTGACGACCGTGGACGGCGCGTTCGACGAGGTCCGCGCGCTGCTCGCCAGCGGTGCGACGGACGCTCACCAGGCGAGTCGGGTCCTGCTGTGCCGCTCGCGCATCCTGAGCGTCCGGCTGGGCACGGCCCAAGGCACCGTGGCGGCGAGCGCCGCCGTCAGCGTCTGGGAGGAGGCGGTGGGCGAACTGCTCGCCTTCACCCGGGAGCACCGGGGCGATCCCGGTGTGGACGTCATCGTCGCCGAGGCACTCGGTCACCTCGGTGAGATCGCCGGCATCCGACGGGACCCGGCGAGGGCGGCGGAGCTCTACGCGGAATCTGCGGCCGGGTACGAGCGGGCCGGGCGCCCCTGGTACGCGGTGGACGTGTACGCGCAGCTCGCCCGGGCGAGCCGGGCGTCGGGCGATCTGGAGGGTGCGCAGCAGGCCGCCCGCACCGCTCTGGAGCGCGGTCGGGATGATGCTCCGCCGGCGGGGCGTGCCCGGTTGCACCTCCAGTTGGTGGAGCACCTCGCGGACACCGAGTCCCCGGACCGGGCGGCGTGGGAGGAGGCGGCCGAGCACGCGCTGGAAGGAGCGCACTGGGCCGACGAGGCGGGCGAGTCCGGGGGGCTGGGCGCCTACGCCCGGCACCGACTCGGTGGGCTCCTGCTGCGGCTGGGGCGGGCGGAGGAGGCCGCCGTCATCCTGGAGGCCGTGCTGCCGGAGCTGTCCGCAGACGACCACGGTGACGGGATGGTCGTACAGACCCTGTGGTGGCTGGGCGAGTGCCTGATGGCGCTCAACGAGCCACGGTCGGCGGCTGAGCACTGGTTGAAGGCGGCGGACATCGCCCGTACGTGGCCGGAGCAGCGCGACCACGCCATGCTCGCCAATCTGGCCGGGGAGGCCCTCTACCGTGCCGGTCTGAACGCCGAGGCCGAGTTGGCGTACCGGCGGGCGGGCGAGTTGTGGCGTGAACTCGGTGATGTCCGTGCGCTGGCCCGCAGTCTTCGGGTACGGGCGTGGATAGCGGTCCGCGAGGGCCAGGCCGGGCCGGCAGCCGCGCGGGACCTGATGGTCTCGGCCGCCTCCGGATGTGAGGAGGCCCTGCCCGGGCTCGGTGGCGAGGACCGCGATCGGATGCGCGTCGAACTGGCGGAGACCTATCGGCAGCTGGGGGAACTGCTGGTCAATTCGGTCGAGGGAGAACCGGGCGACAAGGACGCGGCCAAGGCGGCGGCTGCGCGGGCCGCGTACGAGGAGGCCCTGTCGCATGCGAAGCGCGCCGTCGAGGTGTTCGGGGCGGTGGGCGATGCGTGCTCCGAGGACCGGGCCAAGGCGGAGTTGCTGGCCGGCTGGTTGGAAGCCGACCTCGGCGATCCGGTAGGGGCTCGTGCTAGGGCACAGGGGGTGTTGGACGCGTTCTCGACGGAGGGGCTGAGGGGAGAGGCACAGGCGCTGCTGCGCTATGTGATGCGGTAG